Part of the Kordiimonas pumila genome is shown below.
TGCACCAGCTGCTTCAGCGAGTGATACTACCGCAGGTGATAGCGCAGAGTATACTTTTAGCCCTTACGTTATGATAAGCGGCGACGGTAAGGTTACGGTGCTTTCTTCCCAGTTTGAAATGGGGCAAGGCTCTTATAACGGCCTTGCAACACTTGTCGCAGAAGAGCTTGATGCTGATTGGGCGGCAATAGAAGTGCAAGGTGTTGCTGGTAATGTGAAGGCTTATGGCAATCTTGCTATGGGCGGCGCATTACAGATAACAGGTGGTTCTACTTCAATGACCACTTCGTGGGAGCGCTACCGCAAGGCGGGTGCTGCTGCTCGTGCTATGCTGGTTGCTGCTGCAGCCTCTGAATGGAATGTGCCTGCGTCCGAGATTACTGTTGAAAATGGTATTATGGCGCATTCATCAGGCAAAACTGGTGGTTTTGGCCGGTTTGCAGCAAAAGCCGCAGCAATGACAGTGCCAACAGACGTTGCCGTTAAAAAAGCGAGCGAGTGGAAGCTGATTGGTAATGCTGATCTAAAGCGTTTTGATAGTGCTCGCAAAGCAAATGGAACGGAACATTATACGATTGATGTTAGCTTGCCGGGAATGCTCACGGCGGTTATGATCCATCCGCCCCTTTTTGGCGCTAAGCTCAAGTCTTTTGATGCAGCAAAAGCTCTTTCTGTTAAGGGAGTTGTTGATGTTGTTGAAACACCGCGCGGTGTTGCCGTTGTTGCACAACATATGTGGGCAGCGATTAAAGGCCGTGAAGCTGTAACTGTAGAATGGGACGAGGCAGGCGCAGAGAAACGCAGCACTTCAGAGCTGATGGCACTGTATCATGATATTGCAGGAAAAGCCCCTGCTGCTATCGCTCGTAAAGACGGCGATGTAGACGCAGGTTTTGCCGGTGCGGCAAAGGTTATTGAGGCAAATTTTGAATTCCCGTATTTAGCTCATGCTGCTATGGAACCGCTTAATGCTGTTGCACGTAAAAATGACGACGGTACGCTCGAAATATGGGGCGGGCACCAGTTCCCGGATGTATATCAGATGCTGGCTGGTGAAATTGTAGGTATTGCACCTGATAAAGTGCAGTTGCATGTCATGAAAACAGGGGGCAGCTTTGGCCGCCGGGCCGTTTTTGATGGTGATGTGGTGGTTGAGGCGGTGTATATTGCCAAAGCTATAGGGTACAAGGCACCTGTAAAGGTACAATGGACTCGGGAAGATGATATGCGTGCTGGTCGTTACCGGCCTGCATTTGTACATTCTATGAAGGCGGGGATAGATAGTGACGGCAAGCTTGTTGCGTGGAGCAATCATCTTGTAGGCCAGTCTATTATGGCAAATACAGCCTTTGCTGGCATGATACAGAATGGGGTTGATCCAACATCGGTTGAAGGGGCGAGTAATTTACCTTATGCCATCCCTAATCAAACTGTTGGTTTAACCAGTACAGAGGTTGGAGTTCCTGTTCTCTGGTGGCGTTCTGTTGGCTCAACACATACGGCTTTTGCTGTTGAAACCTTCATTGATGAAGCTGCCGAAGCGGCAGGGCGTGACCCAGTAGAGTTTCGTTTGTCAATGCTGGAACCGGAATCGCGCCATGCCGTTGTTCTAAAGCTTGCTGCCGAAAAAGCCGATTGGAAAAAGCCGCTGAAAAAAGGCCATTTCAGGGGCGTAGCTGTTGCTGAAAGCTTTAGTTCGGTTGTTGCATATGTGGCAGAGGTTTCAACCAGCGATAGCGGCGATATTAAGGTTGAACGTGTTGTCGCAGCTGTTGATTGCGGGCTTGCGGTTAACCCTGATCAAATTCGTTCTCAGGTGGAGGGCGGCCTTGGCTTTGGTCTTGGTGCCATCATGGGTGAAGAGATCAGCTTAACGGATGGTAGCGTTGATCAGGGTAATTTTGATTTATATACACCCCTAAGGATCGACGCTATGCCAGAAGTGGAGGTGGTTATACTTGCCTCTGCAAATGCACCTACTGGTATTGGCGAGCCGGGCGTGCCACCTATTGGCCCAGCTGTTGCCAACGCGATCTATAAGGCCCTTGGTAAACGTATCCGGACCATGCCTTTTACGAAGTCGCTCACGGCTTAATAGTACTAACCCCGGCCAACTTTACTGGCCGGGGTCTTCTCTGAACCTAGCGTCTGTAGCGATAGATGTTTGCTTAAATACCGTGATTCGCACTTGAAATGGCTGTTGACCTGTAGCACTTTCGTCATTTTAGCCATTTGAGAGTGGACAATTTCCCCTTATTTTCTGCCGTTTTTGAGTTTTTATGATTATTTTTTCATAAAAGACTTGCTAGTATTGCTTTGGTGTTATACATAACTAATACACCAGATCAATAGAACGCTAAAGCAAAGGTTTGGTGTCGGGCACATAAAATATAAATACAGACCCGGGTTACGACAGCAATAATAACAGAGCCCAAAAGGCCATTTAAACGGGGGAGCTGGAAAACCAGCCCCCCATATAAAAACAAAACAAACGACAGTGTTAAAAAGACGGGCCTGGCCCAAGTCACAAATAGCGAGGATAAGAAAATGACTGCATCTGTTTATCAAACTACAAAAAGAGCCATTCGGCGTAGCCGTCGTGCTGCACGGACAACATGCACCAAAGCTTTTGATGCAAGCAAAAATGTTTTGCATGAGGTAAAAGCACCTACTGCAATTGCCGTTTAGTAATCAGCCTGTGAGAAGGAGATACCATGACGCCGGACTGGAATGATGACCAGCCTATATACAGGCAACTGAAAGATAAGGTTGTCACTGCAATACTGGATGGCAGTCTTGGTGAAGGGGATGCGCTCCCCTCTGTCAGAAGTGTTGCTGTGGATATGCAGATTAACCCTATCACTGCATCAAAAGCCTATCAGGAGCTTGTAATGGATGGCCTTGTAGAAAAACGCCGCGGCCTTGGCATGTTTGTTGTTGAAGGTGCTCGTAATAAACTTACTGAAGCGGAACGGGCCAGATTTCTGGATGAGGAATGGCCGCGGGTACTAGAAACAATTCGCCGGTTAGGGCTTGATGCCCAAACCCTGCTGAACAACAGCTTATCGCACTAGGAGCCAAGACAATGACAGAGATAAATGCAGAAACTGTTGTCGAAGCGCGTGGGTTGACAAAAAAATACGGTACGCAGTATGCCCTAAGAAATGTTGATATATCCATGCCGCTTGGCCGGATTGTTGGGGTGATAGGCTCGAACGGGGCAGGGAAAACAACTTTGCTGAACGCTATTCTTGGCCTTTCTAGTTATGAAGGTAGCCTGAAAGTTTTGGGACTAGACCCTTCAACCGGGCGCGATGCACTGATGCAGGATGTTTGCTTCATTGCAGATGTAGCAACACTACCAAAATGGATGAAAGTGCGCGAAGTACTTGAGTTTGTGAAAAATGTGCACCCCAAGTTCAATCATGCTAAAGCGCTTGATTATCTCGGACGCACCACCGTTCCGCTTGATAAAAAAGTTAAGGACCTTTCCAAAGGCATGACCGTGCAGTTGCATCTGGCAATTGTGATGTCGATTGATGCCAAGTTACTGGTGCTTGATGAGCCAACGCTGGGACTTGATGTTATTTTCCGCAAACAGTTTTATCGCAGCCTGCTTGAGGAATATTTCGATGATGATCGAACCATTATTATCACTACGCATCAGGTTGAAGAGATTGAACATATCCTTACCGATGTCATTTTCATAAAGAACGGAGAACTTGTTCTTTATGAAAATATGGACGATCTGACACAAAAGTATGTGGAAGTGATGGTGGAAAAAGGCAAAGAAGCTGAAGCAGAGGCCCTGAAACCGATAACAAAGGGTGTTAGTTTCGGTAAAACGACCTGCATATATAAAAACATAGACCGTGAAATATTGGCAAAATTAGGCGAAACCCGCCGGTTAGGCCTTGCTGATATATTCGTGGCAACCATGACAGGAGAAGGGCAATGAGATCTGTTCCTGCACTGATTAAACGCGAAATTCTAGAAAGCAAAAACAGCTTCGTTTTAACCCCGCTTATTCTGGCCGGTATTGCTATTACGCTTGTTAGTCTCACACTGCTTGGTTTTGGTAACATGCAGTTTATTGACGGCATGCAGGAAAACGGTGTTCAAACCTTTAGCGACCTTATTGTGCAAATGCAAAAGCACCGCCCTGATGACTGGCGCGAGGCAATGATGGTTGGCTACTGGGTTGTTACTATGCCTGTGTGGGCTGTTATGCCCTTTGTGATTTTCTTTGGGCTTTTAGGTAGCCTGTATGAAGAACGCCGTGACCGGTCTATTCTGTTCTGGAAATCAATGCCTGTTCCTGATTGGCAGGAAGTACTTGTAAAGCTTGCTGTGCCGCTTTTGGTCGTGCCGCTTATCTTTCTGATGATCGCTATATTAGCACAGATTATTATTGCTACTTTATTCACAGTGGTTCTTGCGGTGCAAGGCGGTGATATTGGTGCGGTTTGGCCTTTTGGTTTGATGTTGAAGGTATGGTTCTCTTCAGTTGGTGCAAACTTGCTGTTCGCTCTTTGGGGCTTGCCGCTCACTGCATGGGTGTTGTTTGTGTCATCCTTCGCTGCACGGATGCCTTTTATGTGGGCAGTGCTCCCACCCGCCTTGATTGTTATTGTTGAAGGTATGTTTTCCAACACAGCTATGTTTGGCAAATGGCTGGCTATTCATGCCGGTGCGTGGCTCGGTGAAACAATTGACCAATATGCCGGCCATCAGATGATCAATGGGCCAAGGGAAGTTCTTATCAAACTCACTGGTGGGCCATTCTTCGAAATGTTGGCACAAAGCATGATCAATGTTCAGTTCTGGTTTGGGCTTATTATCGCAGCAGGGTTTGTTTACGGCGCTGTTTATATGCGTAAGCAAGCCTTATAGAATTCCCTCCCAAGGGAGTGCTGGGCCATTCTCCTGTGCCGGGAGGTGGCCCTTTTCTATTGTTAGGTTAGTAATGTTAAGCCTATAAATGTGGATACTGGCATTTATTTGAAAACCGATTGGGGACGTATGAAAATTGAGAACGTAAAAGAAATTATTGGCGATTTACCCTATATGAGTTTAGCGAATGCCAAGAAGGTCGAGAAAATATTTCATAAATATAAGTGTCGAAGCGTTTTGGAACTAGGCTTCTATCATGGTGTTTCCACTAATTATATGGCGGCCATTTTAGAAGAACTTGGTGGCGACAGAAAAGTCACTACTATTGATCTGGTTTCAGCAAAGCAACATTCGCCTAATATTGAAGAGCTTGCTTCGAAAACGGGCTTATCTGAGAGAATCGAAATATTTTACGAGGAACGTTCTTATTTATGGCGGCTGATGAAATTGATAGAAGAGGGGCGTAAATTTGACTTTTGCTATCTTGACGCTGGCCACATGTGGGATGATACGGCTCTAGCCTTTTTTCTTGTTGATAAACTTTTGAATGATGGCGGACTTATATTGTTTGATGATTTAAACTGGACCGCTGCAAAAGGAGGCTATTATCAAAATTGGCCCGAAATAGAGCGTAATACTCCAGCTGTTGAACGTGTATGGTCCTTATTGGTGATGCCACATCAAAATTATAAAGAAGTCTGGATTAAAAATAACTGGGCATTAGCCAGAAAAAAGAAAAAAGTCCCTTTCTTACCTTTAAGATATTGATTTCTGCTTTAGTTGTTGGCGAGATTAAGCTCATCTGTAGCCATTTCTAAGGTATCAAACAGAAACCCGGGGCTCACCGCACAGCTAACGAGAGACCAGTCACGATTTGACCGTACGCGTTGCCAAGCATGTGCAGGCACCAGTATTTGTGGGTGTTCACCAGCCAATATGTTATTGCCGAGGATGTTTGTTGCCATAGCGTTGCCAGCTTCTTGAATTTCAAGCGTCATGGGGCTACCGGCATGCCATAGCCATAGTTCATCTGAATCAATCCTGTGCCAGCGAGCAAAGTCAGTACCTTCAAGTAAATAATAAATCGCGGTCATTTGGCCGCGCCCGTTAGGTTCGGTGGATGTTTTATGGGTGCGCCTGAAATAGCCGCCTTCAGGGTGAGGGGCGAGGTTCAGGGCTTTAATAATATCTGCTGCGCTCATGTATGTTCAACCATTGTCTTGTGGGTCTGTTCAGTTAGGCATCATAAAGGGCGCTAAACTAAGGGTTAAATGTAAGCTGGCAATCTTTCTTTCTATATAGCGGTAATAAATACAAAATAAAATACTCAGGATAATAGGGGATATAAGGCGCATGAAAAACCACTTCCGCTTTTTATAGAAAACTGTCTGCACCAGTACAGTGGCTGTACTGGTAACGGCATCATCAGTGTTTACCATGGATAAGGTAGCAGCCAGTATCGGCGATTTTTTCACAAAATACTTTGAAGAGTCGATAATGGAATCATCAGAAACACTAACATACACCCGTTATATGGAAACCATGGGCAAACAGTTTGATCAGTATCTTGTTCGAATTAAAGCACAGAATGCTAAAGGCATTATTTTGCCCAAGCCTTTAATGGAGAAGGTTATTGAGATTGGTCAAAAATATACAGCTGGGCCAGCGACGGAAGACCTGCTGTACAGGATGTTTGCTGAAAAATTAGAGGCGGTGGAGAGCCTTTTCGTGGCTGAAAAAAAAAACGGCATTTCTGGAAGCGGCAAAAGAGGGCTCTTGTAGGAAGACCCCTATAGTGACGTAGGACGGCTTAAAGCCGAGCTATTCCAGGCTGTAAGACTGGTTGTATATACGGGCATGCACTACAAGCACTGGACCCGTGAGCAGGCTATTGATTATATGTATAAAAATACGGGCCAGGCTATGTCTGACGTGGTCTCGGAAATTGAGCGTTACATGGTGTGGCCGGGACAAGCACTTACCTACAAGGTTGGTATGCTTAAAATTTTGGAATTGTGCGAAAAAGCAAAAACAGCACTTGGGGACAAGTTCAACATTGGTGCTTTCCATGATGTTGTACTAACAAATGGTGCGTTGCCACTTTCCATCCTTGATGAAATGGTGAGTGAGTATATCGGGGAAGCAAGTAACTAGTATATATCAGGGCAGATATTTTGTACCTGCCGCTATTTTCGTGGTGATTGTGTATAGTGTAAAAAGGCTAGGTATTTTATCTGGTCTTTTTTATGATGTAATAACCCGCTTTTTTACCATGCGAATAAGGAACCACGAAAGGAATAGCATGATAGGAACCGAGAGGCCGGTCAGTATCTCTGGTGTGAAAGGCAGCCCAAAGGCTTTCGCACCTTTCAATGCATAGTTAACAAGACCGATGCCATAATAACTAACTGCAAAAATAGAAAGGCCTTCTACGGCTTGTTGCAGGCGTATTTGCCGAGAACCTTGTGTTTCAAGAGACTTTAAGATTTTATGGCTTTGGCGTTTTTGTGCCATATCCACCATTGTATTCAACAGGTTTGCCGCGCGTGAAATGCGCGCAGT
Proteins encoded:
- a CDS encoding xanthine dehydrogenase family protein molybdopterin-binding subunit, encoding MIPKLMQSIAMPASKIQASRRQFLLGAFAAGTGLAVGYRLLAAPAASASDTTAGDSAEYTFSPYVMISGDGKVTVLSSQFEMGQGSYNGLATLVAEELDADWAAIEVQGVAGNVKAYGNLAMGGALQITGGSTSMTTSWERYRKAGAAARAMLVAAAASEWNVPASEITVENGIMAHSSGKTGGFGRFAAKAAAMTVPTDVAVKKASEWKLIGNADLKRFDSARKANGTEHYTIDVSLPGMLTAVMIHPPLFGAKLKSFDAAKALSVKGVVDVVETPRGVAVVAQHMWAAIKGREAVTVEWDEAGAEKRSTSELMALYHDIAGKAPAAIARKDGDVDAGFAGAAKVIEANFEFPYLAHAAMEPLNAVARKNDDGTLEIWGGHQFPDVYQMLAGEIVGIAPDKVQLHVMKTGGSFGRRAVFDGDVVVEAVYIAKAIGYKAPVKVQWTREDDMRAGRYRPAFVHSMKAGIDSDGKLVAWSNHLVGQSIMANTAFAGMIQNGVDPTSVEGASNLPYAIPNQTVGLTSTEVGVPVLWWRSVGSTHTAFAVETFIDEAAEAAGRDPVEFRLSMLEPESRHAVVLKLAAEKADWKKPLKKGHFRGVAVAESFSSVVAYVAEVSTSDSGDIKVERVVAAVDCGLAVNPDQIRSQVEGGLGFGLGAIMGEEISLTDGSVDQGNFDLYTPLRIDAMPEVEVVILASANAPTGIGEPGVPPIGPAVANAIYKALGKRIRTMPFTKSLTA
- a CDS encoding GntR family transcriptional regulator; the encoded protein is MTPDWNDDQPIYRQLKDKVVTAILDGSLGEGDALPSVRSVAVDMQINPITASKAYQELVMDGLVEKRRGLGMFVVEGARNKLTEAERARFLDEEWPRVLETIRRLGLDAQTLLNNSLSH
- a CDS encoding class I SAM-dependent methyltransferase, whose amino-acid sequence is MKIENVKEIIGDLPYMSLANAKKVEKIFHKYKCRSVLELGFYHGVSTNYMAAILEELGGDRKVTTIDLVSAKQHSPNIEELASKTGLSERIEIFYEERSYLWRLMKLIEEGRKFDFCYLDAGHMWDDTALAFFLVDKLLNDGGLILFDDLNWTAAKGGYYQNWPEIERNTPAVERVWSLLVMPHQNYKEVWIKNNWALARKKKKVPFLPLRY
- a CDS encoding cupin domain-containing protein, encoding MSAADIIKALNLAPHPEGGYFRRTHKTSTEPNGRGQMTAIYYLLEGTDFARWHRIDSDELWLWHAGSPMTLEIQEAGNAMATNILGNNILAGEHPQILVPAHAWQRVRSNRDWSLVSCAVSPGFLFDTLEMATDELNLANN
- a CDS encoding ABC transporter ATP-binding protein, whose product is MTEINAETVVEARGLTKKYGTQYALRNVDISMPLGRIVGVIGSNGAGKTTLLNAILGLSSYEGSLKVLGLDPSTGRDALMQDVCFIADVATLPKWMKVREVLEFVKNVHPKFNHAKALDYLGRTTVPLDKKVKDLSKGMTVQLHLAIVMSIDAKLLVLDEPTLGLDVIFRKQFYRSLLEEYFDDDRTIIITTHQVEEIEHILTDVIFIKNGELVLYENMDDLTQKYVEVMVEKGKEAEAEALKPITKGVSFGKTTCIYKNIDREILAKLGETRRLGLADIFVATMTGEGQ